A stretch of the Leopardus geoffroyi isolate Oge1 chromosome B2, O.geoffroyi_Oge1_pat1.0, whole genome shotgun sequence genome encodes the following:
- the CB2H6orf141 gene encoding uncharacterized protein C6orf141 homolog, which translates to MNESPTGPGGPGAPGPRGPENLADAPRSLGRAGSFPRDVGRGAPLAPGSRNPAATAGASGSRGGAPENRPVAENLDCEPWVREKVLFLLHPERWLGTPGDSAREEAAGEEDFFQAAGDDREPNFPSLFPGKKVISGSRVDAPFGAPPQDPAAPPKSVLVRIVDYQVTEEVLWTAWTQGRMTRRTEEHSMTAITFRTNRE; encoded by the coding sequence ATGAATGAGTCTCCCACCGGGCCGGGGGGCCCCGGGGCTCCGGGGCCCCGCGGGCCTGAGAATCTCGCGGACGCTCCCCGCAGCCTGGGGCGCGCCGGGTCCTTTCCGCGAGACGTGGGGCGCGGGGCtcccctggctcctggctcccgGAATCCCGCGGCAACTGCGGGGGCGAGCGGAAGCCGGGGCGGCGCTCCCGAGAACCGCCCGGTGGCGGAGAACCTGGACTGTGAGCCCTGGGTCAGAGAGAAAGTGCTCTTTCTTCTGCACCCAGAGAGATGGTTGGGGACTCCAGGGGACTCTGCGCGGGAAGAAGCGGCCGGTGAGGAGGACTTCTTCCAGGCGGCCGGAGACGACCGGGAACCcaacttcccttccctctttccggGAAAAAAGGTAATTTCTGGCAGCCGTGTAGACGCTCCGTTCGGAGCCCCGCCGCAGGACCCCGCAGCCCCGCCCAAGTCCGTGCTCGTGCGGATCGTGGACTATCAGGTAACAGAGGAAGTCCTGTGGACCGCCTGGACGCAGGGCCGCATGACCAGGCGCACGGAGGAGCACTCCATGACCGCGATCACGTTTCGCACCAACAGGGAATGA